The proteins below come from a single uncultured Carboxylicivirga sp. genomic window:
- a CDS encoding pentapeptide repeat-containing protein, whose protein sequence is MIRPIFEEEEFLNVDFTIEHPEQGEYDNCEFKGCRFSDLDLSSFTFVDCLFKDCDLSTSKLTNTAFSNVRFQNCKLLGLQFDQCHDYMLSPQFENCQLNFSSFYQRKIKNTFFKDCQMEEVDFSETDLSNSTFDNCNLLNAVFDHTNLDKADLTTSYAFIIDPDKNRLKKTKFSVRGLPGLLSKYDLKIEL, encoded by the coding sequence ATGATACGTCCAATTTTTGAAGAAGAGGAGTTTTTAAATGTAGATTTTACCATAGAGCATCCTGAACAAGGAGAATATGACAATTGTGAATTTAAAGGATGTAGATTTTCTGATCTTGACCTATCTTCATTTACTTTTGTTGATTGCCTTTTTAAAGATTGTGACTTAAGTACATCAAAACTTACAAATACAGCTTTTAGTAATGTACGATTTCAAAACTGCAAATTATTAGGACTACAATTTGATCAATGTCACGATTATATGTTATCGCCCCAATTCGAAAATTGTCAACTTAATTTTTCTTCTTTCTATCAACGAAAAATTAAAAATACTTTTTTCAAAGATTGCCAAATGGAAGAAGTTGATTTTTCCGAAACAGATTTATCAAACTCAACTTTTGATAACTGTAACCTATTAAACGCCGTATTTGATCATACAAACCTCGACAAAGCTGATTTAACAACATCATACGCGTTCATTATTGATCCAGATAAAAACCGGTTAAAAAAGACCAAATTTTCAGTTAGAGGATTACCCGGATTATTATCTAAATATGATCTAAAAATTGAACTTTAA
- a CDS encoding lysine 2,3-aminomutase, translating into MKYQIYALHNYRQIPQIEKLSEEDKFVIEVVGTVLPFKTNNYVVNELIDWNNYKEDPIFILNFPQKDMLEEEDFDHMAKILKSGADKATIKEEANKIREKLNPHPAGQLEYNVPELNGVKLTGVQHKYDETMLFFPAQGQTCHAFCTFCFRWPQFTNMDEMKFAMKEIDYVIGYLKEHPEITDVLITGGDPMVMKGKIIDQYLTALVEANIPHLRNIRIGSKTLGFWPYRYLTDEDSEIVLNAFKKVTNAGLSLAFMAHFNHYRELETEAVQQAIKKIRATGAQIRTQSPLLNHINAKPEVWSTMWQKQVQLGLIPYYMFIARDTGAQKYFGVSLADAWEIFQKAYTKVSGICRTVRGPSMSCTPGKVRIVGVTEVKGEKVFILEFIQGRNSDWAARPFFAKYTNKALWMDDLQPAFNQEEFFFDEELSDMFLG; encoded by the coding sequence ATGAAGTATCAAATTTATGCGCTGCATAATTATCGACAAATTCCACAGATTGAAAAACTATCAGAAGAAGATAAGTTTGTTATTGAAGTAGTTGGTACAGTATTACCATTTAAAACCAACAACTATGTTGTTAATGAATTAATAGACTGGAACAATTACAAAGAAGATCCGATTTTTATTTTAAACTTTCCTCAAAAAGACATGTTGGAAGAAGAAGATTTCGACCACATGGCTAAGATTTTAAAAAGCGGAGCCGATAAAGCAACCATAAAGGAAGAAGCTAACAAAATTAGAGAAAAACTAAATCCACATCCTGCCGGTCAGTTAGAATACAATGTTCCAGAATTAAATGGAGTTAAACTTACCGGAGTTCAACATAAATATGATGAAACCATGTTGTTTTTTCCAGCTCAGGGACAAACATGTCATGCGTTTTGTACTTTCTGTTTCCGCTGGCCTCAATTCACCAACATGGATGAAATGAAATTTGCCATGAAGGAAATTGATTACGTTATCGGATATTTGAAAGAGCATCCCGAAATTACTGATGTATTAATTACCGGTGGCGACCCAATGGTTATGAAGGGGAAAATCATCGACCAATATTTAACAGCATTAGTTGAAGCTAACATTCCTCATCTTCGAAATATTCGTATTGGTTCTAAAACACTTGGCTTCTGGCCATACAGATATTTGACTGATGAAGATTCAGAGATTGTATTAAATGCATTTAAAAAGGTAACCAATGCGGGATTATCATTGGCATTTATGGCTCACTTTAATCACTATCGAGAGTTGGAAACCGAAGCTGTACAACAAGCGATTAAAAAAATTCGTGCAACAGGGGCGCAAATTCGTACTCAATCACCATTATTGAATCACATTAACGCTAAACCAGAAGTCTGGTCGACAATGTGGCAAAAACAGGTTCAATTAGGCTTAATCCCATACTATATGTTTATTGCCCGCGATACTGGGGCTCAAAAATATTTTGGAGTTTCTTTAGCCGATGCCTGGGAAATTTTCCAGAAAGCTTATACAAAAGTAAGCGGTATATGCCGTACTGTTCGAGGCCCAAGTATGTCGTGCACTCCAGGTAAAGTACGTATTGTTGGAGTTACCGAAGTAAAAGGAGAAAAAGTATTTATTCTAGAATTTATTCAAGGTAGAAACAGCGATTGGGCTGCTCGTCCGTTTTTTGCGAAATACACCAACAAAGCATTATGGATGGATGATTTACAACCCGCATTTAATCAAGAAGAGTTCTTTTTCGATGAAGAACTGTCTGATATGTTTTTGGGATAA
- the rodA gene encoding rod shape-determining protein RodA — MPNNQTKKIDWVVVLLYALLVGFGWLNIYAANFNPENPVFFDTKFEYFKQLMWIGFSLFFVGIIIITDSKFFVEFSYIFYGFTIFLLLMVLFFGKEVNGAKAWFEVGPIRFQPVELCKLATTLAVSRAISRYGFTFDRFSDLAKVAGILLLPMLIIILQNDTGSALVFAVFILVFYREGLSPYFLVFGLIAAVVTTLTLLVPNATIVGLIAVGIFVMLYLKGMRQELIRPLLITLASFGLGYLLRRIFEKEWQTEYLLLPGLLIASVYLLATSFVKRTFRKLPVYILILWSAILLTLSADYFFESVLSDYQRVRINVMLGLESDPLGAGYNVNQSKIAIGSGGVMGKGFLEGTQTKFNFVPEQSTDFIFCTVGEEWGFIGSVTLVILFMALFFRLIYLAEQQHSTFSRVYGYGVAAIFFFHFAINMGMTMGLAPVIGIPLPFFSYGGSSLWGFTLLLFVFLKLDTNRNELIR; from the coding sequence ATGCCAAATAATCAAACAAAGAAGATAGACTGGGTTGTAGTGCTTTTATATGCATTATTAGTGGGTTTTGGATGGCTGAATATTTATGCTGCCAATTTCAACCCCGAGAACCCCGTATTTTTTGACACCAAGTTTGAGTACTTCAAACAATTGATGTGGATTGGTTTTTCTCTTTTCTTTGTGGGAATTATAATTATTACCGACAGTAAGTTCTTTGTAGAGTTTTCTTATATATTTTATGGTTTTACCATCTTTTTACTATTGATGGTACTCTTTTTTGGTAAAGAGGTAAATGGTGCTAAAGCATGGTTCGAAGTTGGTCCAATCCGTTTTCAACCCGTTGAGCTGTGTAAGTTAGCAACTACTCTGGCCGTATCCAGGGCAATCAGTAGATATGGATTTACGTTTGATCGGTTCAGTGATTTGGCAAAAGTGGCAGGTATATTATTACTCCCGATGCTCATTATCATCTTACAGAACGATACAGGATCGGCTTTGGTTTTTGCTGTATTTATTCTCGTTTTTTATCGCGAAGGCCTATCCCCATACTTTTTAGTATTTGGATTAATAGCTGCTGTTGTAACAACTCTTACCCTTTTAGTGCCTAATGCTACAATTGTAGGTTTAATTGCGGTTGGTATATTTGTTATGCTATATCTTAAGGGAATGAGACAGGAATTAATAAGACCATTATTAATTACACTTGCATCATTTGGTTTGGGCTATTTATTACGTCGCATATTTGAAAAAGAGTGGCAAACCGAGTATTTATTACTACCTGGATTATTAATTGCTTCTGTATATCTTTTAGCTACGTCATTTGTAAAGCGAACATTTCGTAAGCTACCTGTTTACATCTTAATATTATGGAGTGCCATTTTATTAACTTTATCTGCCGATTACTTTTTTGAATCAGTACTTTCAGATTATCAGCGCGTGCGTATTAATGTGATGCTAGGATTAGAATCGGACCCACTTGGTGCAGGATACAACGTTAACCAATCTAAAATTGCCATTGGATCGGGTGGTGTTATGGGAAAAGGATTTTTAGAAGGAACTCAAACGAAATTCAACTTCGTACCCGAACAGTCTACCGATTTTATATTCTGTACGGTTGGTGAAGAATGGGGATTCATTGGTTCTGTAACACTTGTAATTCTTTTTATGGCTCTATTCTTTCGCCTTATTTATTTAGCGGAACAACAACACTCCACATTTAGCCGTGTGTATGGTTATGGAGTAGCAGCAATCTTCTTTTTCCACTTTGCTATCAACATGGGTATGACAATGGGGTTAGCTCCGGTGATTGGCATTCCTTTACCATTTTTTAGTTATGGAGGATCATCTTTATGGGGTTTTACACTGTTATTGTTTGTATTTTTAAAATTAGATACCAATCGTAACGAATTGATACGTTAA
- the mrdA gene encoding penicillin-binding protein 2, protein MGGINNRTIVVASIMLAVGLLYIGKLFVLQVYDPSYKFSAESNTRRTVTQYPSRGLIYDRNGKLLVSNQAVYDVMVVPRELAPFDSIDFCESLDIDLEDLRKMFVEMRANIRARKISTYKPSVFYKQLSAEKYGRFQEKLYKFKGFFVQGRSVRKYEYPFAAHVLGYLGEVGQNKLDQDAYYEKGDYVGINGIELTYEKELRGTKGVNYMMVDVHGRSKGAFRDGRFDTAAIAGKNLTLSLDIELQEYAQKLMQNKIGSIVAIEPSTGEVLTFVSAPEYDPSMLVGRSRSKGFTTLASDSLKPLNNRALQGTYSPGSSFKLVNAAVAFQEGAINDQTRFDCAGPSATPIRCTHHHRTPIETIGAIETSCNPFFYQAFKQTLERPGVKTHDGYVAWYNNVRSFGFGEKLGIDLPYEITGSVPSAEYYDKLYKGHWIALTVRSLGIGQGELLVTPLQMANEAAIFANRGYYYRPHVVKAIENQSLAENYTDQIKTNIEPENMTTVVEGMSRVFSGDIGTARYYYNDSIPMCGKTGTVQNPFGEDHSVFIAFAPKDNPKIAISVIVENAGFGSTWAAPMATLLMEKYIAGEIPKRHKYYEKKMLEGDFIHAK, encoded by the coding sequence GTGGGAGGAATTAATAATCGAACAATAGTAGTTGCATCCATCATGCTTGCAGTTGGTTTGCTATACATTGGTAAATTATTCGTACTGCAGGTTTACGATCCATCCTATAAATTCTCTGCCGAAAGTAATACACGACGAACCGTAACTCAATATCCTTCGAGAGGTTTAATTTACGATAGAAACGGAAAATTACTGGTTTCGAATCAGGCGGTGTATGATGTAATGGTGGTTCCTCGCGAATTAGCACCATTTGACTCTATTGATTTTTGCGAATCGCTGGATATAGATCTCGAAGATTTACGAAAAATGTTTGTTGAGATGAGAGCCAATATACGTGCTCGTAAGATTTCAACTTATAAACCTTCAGTATTTTACAAACAGTTGAGCGCCGAAAAATACGGTCGCTTTCAAGAGAAACTCTATAAGTTTAAAGGCTTTTTTGTACAGGGACGATCAGTACGTAAATACGAATATCCTTTTGCTGCACACGTTTTAGGTTATCTGGGTGAGGTTGGACAAAACAAACTCGATCAGGATGCATATTACGAAAAAGGTGACTATGTAGGCATTAATGGCATTGAATTAACCTACGAAAAAGAATTACGCGGAACTAAAGGCGTTAACTATATGATGGTTGATGTTCATGGTCGTTCGAAAGGAGCTTTTAGGGATGGGCGCTTTGATACCGCAGCCATTGCTGGTAAAAACCTGACCCTATCGCTCGATATTGAATTACAGGAATACGCACAAAAGCTAATGCAAAACAAAATTGGAAGTATTGTTGCCATAGAACCGTCAACAGGAGAAGTACTTACCTTTGTGTCGGCACCTGAGTACGATCCATCAATGTTAGTGGGGCGTAGCAGAAGCAAAGGGTTTACCACTTTAGCCTCCGACTCGTTAAAACCACTTAACAACAGGGCTCTGCAAGGTACATATTCACCTGGTTCATCGTTTAAATTGGTAAATGCTGCCGTCGCCTTTCAGGAAGGTGCCATTAATGATCAAACCCGTTTTGATTGTGCAGGACCATCGGCAACACCTATCAGGTGTACACACCACCACCGAACACCTATCGAAACTATTGGAGCTATTGAGACTTCATGTAATCCATTTTTTTATCAGGCTTTTAAGCAAACATTAGAAAGACCCGGAGTAAAAACACACGATGGATATGTTGCCTGGTATAATAACGTTCGAAGTTTTGGTTTTGGGGAGAAACTCGGAATTGATCTTCCTTACGAAATTACAGGTAGCGTTCCTTCTGCCGAATATTACGACAAATTATACAAAGGACACTGGATTGCACTAACCGTTCGTTCACTTGGAATTGGACAGGGAGAATTATTGGTTACACCGCTACAAATGGCAAACGAAGCAGCCATATTTGCTAATCGTGGTTACTATTATCGTCCGCATGTTGTAAAAGCTATTGAAAATCAATCACTGGCCGAAAATTACACCGATCAAATCAAAACAAATATCGAACCAGAGAATATGACTACGGTTGTGGAAGGTATGTCGAGAGTGTTTAGTGGTGATATTGGAACTGCACGATATTATTATAACGATTCCATTCCGATGTGTGGAAAAACAGGAACGGTACAGAACCCGTTTGGTGAAGACCACTCGGTTTTTATCGCCTTTGCGCCAAAAGATAACCCCAAGATAGCGATTAGTGTTATTGTTGAAAATGCAGGCTTTGGTAGTACATGGGCAGCTCCAATGGCAACTTTATTGATGGAGAAATATATAGCCGGAGAAATACCAAAGCGTCATAAATATTATGAGAAAAAAATGTTAGAAGGAGATTTTATTCATGCCAAATAA
- the mreD gene encoding rod shape-determining protein MreD has protein sequence MISYLPRYIFNFFFLTLIQVLVLNNIQFSGFVNPYLYVLFIITLPFETPGWLLLILAFISGFSVDIFSNTLGMHASATVFMAFFRPTILRAFAPRDDYQPGTIPNMAFYGPAWFLRYALILVLLHHLCLFFIEVFSITHFFSTLWRVLASTTFTMILIFLSQLFGRGKTKGR, from the coding sequence ATGATTAGTTATTTACCACGATATATATTCAATTTCTTTTTTCTGACACTCATACAAGTGTTGGTACTAAACAATATTCAGTTTAGCGGATTTGTCAATCCATATTTGTATGTACTGTTTATTATTACCCTACCGTTCGAAACTCCGGGTTGGTTATTGTTAATTCTGGCGTTTATATCCGGATTTAGCGTTGATATCTTTAGTAATACTTTAGGAATGCATGCCTCGGCTACGGTATTTATGGCCTTTTTCAGGCCAACTATTTTGCGAGCTTTTGCTCCCCGCGACGATTATCAGCCAGGTACCATACCTAATATGGCCTTCTATGGACCAGCATGGTTTTTACGATATGCTTTGATTTTAGTATTACTGCACCATCTCTGCTTGTTTTTTATTGAAGTGTTTTCGATTACACACTTCTTTTCAACATTATGGAGAGTTTTAGCTAGTACTACATTTACAATGATATTAATATTTCTATCGCAGTTATTCGGACGCGGTAAAACCAAAGGGAGGTAG
- the mreC gene encoding rod shape-determining protein MreC, translating into MRSIIRFIIKNHFTILFILIELISLLFVINYNSYQRSVFLSSSNNVTGGLYESYSNSTEYLMLKQINNELAQENAYLRSRLPESFKASRDYFNLVFDSLSQQEYVYRAAKVINNSTNKRFNYLTLNKGRNHGLEAEMGVISSKGVVGIVKNISDNYSTVISILNTRLKISAKLKSSGYFGALEWNGGNYQFAHLREIPRHAKVNVGDLVVTSGYSTIFPSDILIGHVEEVTLNQGESFYDIKVKLSVDFKNLSYVEVIGHPLKKEQLELEQETEND; encoded by the coding sequence ATGAGAAGTATTATCCGTTTTATCATCAAGAATCACTTTACCATTCTTTTTATCTTAATAGAACTGATATCTCTTCTTTTCGTCATCAATTATAATTCGTACCAACGATCGGTTTTCTTATCATCTTCCAATAATGTAACCGGAGGACTATACGAAAGCTACAGCAACAGTACCGAATATCTGATGCTGAAACAGATCAACAACGAGTTGGCCCAAGAGAACGCGTATCTGCGCAGTAGACTTCCCGAGTCCTTTAAAGCATCACGCGATTACTTTAACCTGGTTTTTGACAGCTTAAGTCAACAGGAATATGTGTATCGTGCAGCCAAAGTAATTAATAACTCAACTAATAAACGATTTAACTACCTAACCTTAAACAAAGGAAGAAACCATGGCCTGGAAGCCGAAATGGGCGTCATCTCTTCAAAAGGTGTGGTAGGAATAGTAAAGAATATTTCGGATAATTATTCAACCGTAATTTCCATATTAAACACCCGATTAAAGATTTCAGCTAAATTGAAATCGTCGGGATATTTTGGAGCATTGGAATGGAATGGTGGTAATTATCAGTTTGCACACTTACGCGAAATACCTCGTCATGCCAAAGTAAACGTAGGCGATTTGGTGGTAACCAGTGGTTATTCAACCATCTTTCCTAGTGATATATTAATTGGACATGTTGAAGAAGTAACTCTAAACCAAGGTGAAAGTTTTTACGATATTAAAGTGAAACTTTCGGTTGATTTTAAAAACCTTTCGTACGTAGAGGTGATTGGCCACCCGTTGAAAAAAGAACAATTAGAACTGGAACAAGAGACCGAGAATGATTAG
- a CDS encoding rod shape-determining protein, which yields MGLFSFLSQEIAIDLGTANTIIISGDKIVVDEPSIVALNRKTDKLEAIGERARQMHGKTHDNIYTIRPLRDGVIADFNAAEQMIRGMIKMTNNKSRMFTPSLTMVVCIPSGSTEVEIRAVRDSSEHAGGREVYMIYEPMAAALGIGLDVEAPEGNMVVDIGGGTTEIAVISLGGIVTNKSIRIAGDDLTADIMEYMRRQHNIKVGERTAEEIKIQVGSALPELETPPEDFIVQGPNQMTALPIEVPVSYQEISHCLEKSISKIETAVLSALEQTPPELYSDIVKNGIFLAGGGALLRGLDKRLSDKINIPFHIAEDPLHAVARGTGIALKNRHRVLPYLIK from the coding sequence ATGGGACTATTTTCATTCTTGTCGCAAGAAATAGCCATTGACCTGGGAACGGCCAATACCATTATCATCAGCGGTGATAAAATTGTGGTGGACGAACCTTCGATTGTGGCATTGAATCGCAAGACAGACAAACTGGAGGCCATTGGCGAAAGAGCTCGTCAGATGCACGGTAAAACACACGATAACATTTATACAATCAGACCACTGAGAGATGGTGTTATCGCTGACTTTAATGCTGCCGAGCAGATGATCAGAGGAATGATTAAGATGACCAATAATAAATCGCGAATGTTCACGCCGTCGTTAACCATGGTTGTTTGTATCCCATCCGGAAGTACCGAGGTTGAGATTCGTGCCGTACGTGACTCGTCGGAGCATGCTGGAGGACGTGAAGTTTATATGATTTACGAACCAATGGCTGCTGCCTTGGGTATTGGTTTAGATGTTGAAGCTCCCGAAGGAAACATGGTAGTTGATATAGGTGGTGGTACTACCGAGATTGCTGTAATCTCGTTGGGTGGTATTGTTACCAATAAATCGATCCGTATTGCGGGTGATGATTTAACGGCCGACATTATGGAATATATGCGTCGTCAGCACAACATTAAAGTAGGTGAACGAACTGCTGAAGAAATCAAAATACAGGTTGGATCCGCTCTTCCTGAGTTAGAAACTCCACCTGAAGATTTCATTGTGCAGGGTCCTAATCAAATGACAGCATTACCCATTGAAGTACCTGTATCTTATCAGGAAATTTCACACTGTTTAGAGAAATCCATTTCTAAAATTGAAACAGCTGTATTATCTGCTTTGGAGCAAACACCTCCTGAGTTATACAGTGACATTGTGAAGAATGGTATTTTCCTTGCCGGTGGTGGAGCATTGCTTCGTGGTTTGGACAAGCGTTTGTCGGACAAAATCAATATTCCATTCCACATCGCTGAAGATCCGTTACATGCGGTGGCTCGTGGAACCGGTATTGCATTAAAAAACCGTCATAGGGTATTACCATACCTTATCAAATAA
- the purH gene encoding bifunctional phosphoribosylaminoimidazolecarboxamide formyltransferase/IMP cyclohydrolase — protein sequence MNTLKKVKSALVSVFHKDGLDEIIKTLHEQGVTIYSTGGTQAFIESLNVPCERVEDLTSYPSILGGRVKTLHPKVFGGILARRDNEGDLEQLAQYEIPEIDLVIVDLYPFEATVASGAPLQDIIEKIDIGGISLIRGAAKNYKDVIIVPSKDQYGDLLTILKEKNGESTLEDRMQFAAAAFGVSSHYDSAISNFFNKDKDDMERISLNNGDVLRYGENPHQKATVYKFNNTKQGAALADAKVLQGKALSYNNMLDADAAWKAASDAYHAVTHLEKKSAVSVIKHLNPCGLAVSDDIMKSLELAWAGDPISAFGGIICFTDTVDATIAEWFAKRFVEIIIAPEFTNEALEIFAKKKNLRLLETPIKEAITGEKLIRSVSGGILVQDEDEGVDEKFETVTKRQFADNKMNLAKFGITACKHLKSNAIALVTENEDGAFWLTGAGMGQPNRLDSLRHLTIPRFNLKEGIDIKEAVLISDAFFPFRDSIEAANEYGVKYIVEPGGSIRDEEVIEACNEFDMAMIFTGKRHFKH from the coding sequence ATGAATACGTTAAAAAAGGTCAAATCGGCATTGGTATCTGTCTTTCACAAAGACGGTTTGGATGAAATTATTAAAACGCTTCACGAGCAAGGAGTAACCATTTATTCAACAGGAGGAACACAAGCTTTTATTGAGAGTTTAAATGTTCCATGTGAGCGAGTAGAAGATCTTACAAGTTACCCTTCAATTTTGGGCGGAAGAGTAAAAACATTACATCCGAAAGTATTCGGTGGAATTTTAGCTCGTCGAGATAACGAGGGTGATTTGGAGCAATTAGCCCAATACGAAATTCCAGAGATTGACCTTGTTATTGTAGATTTATATCCGTTTGAAGCTACCGTTGCTTCTGGTGCTCCTTTACAAGACATTATTGAAAAAATTGATATAGGTGGTATTTCTTTAATCAGAGGTGCTGCTAAAAATTATAAGGATGTAATCATCGTTCCTTCAAAAGATCAATACGGTGATTTATTAACCATCCTGAAAGAAAAGAACGGAGAATCAACTTTAGAAGATCGTATGCAATTTGCTGCTGCTGCTTTTGGAGTTTCTTCACACTACGATTCGGCCATCTCCAACTTCTTTAACAAAGATAAAGATGATATGGAGCGCATCAGCCTGAATAATGGCGATGTATTGCGTTATGGCGAGAATCCTCATCAAAAAGCAACTGTTTACAAATTCAATAACACCAAACAAGGTGCTGCTTTAGCTGACGCAAAAGTATTACAGGGGAAAGCCTTATCATACAACAATATGTTAGATGCTGATGCTGCCTGGAAAGCTGCCAGTGACGCCTATCATGCAGTAACTCACCTTGAGAAAAAATCAGCGGTATCTGTTATCAAACACTTAAATCCTTGCGGATTGGCAGTGAGCGATGATATTATGAAGTCGCTGGAACTGGCATGGGCAGGCGATCCTATATCAGCATTTGGTGGTATTATTTGTTTTACCGACACTGTGGATGCAACCATTGCCGAATGGTTTGCTAAACGATTTGTTGAAATTATCATTGCGCCTGAGTTTACCAACGAGGCATTAGAAATATTTGCTAAAAAGAAAAACCTTCGTTTGCTTGAGACTCCAATTAAAGAGGCTATTACAGGCGAAAAACTGATCCGTTCCGTGAGTGGTGGTATTTTGGTTCAGGATGAAGACGAAGGAGTTGACGAAAAATTCGAAACCGTAACCAAACGTCAGTTTGCCGATAACAAGATGAATTTGGCTAAATTCGGTATCACAGCTTGTAAGCACCTTAAGAGTAATGCCATTGCATTAGTTACCGAAAACGAAGATGGTGCTTTCTGGTTAACCGGAGCTGGTATGGGACAACCTAACCGCTTAGACAGCTTACGTCACTTAACTATTCCTCGTTTTAACCTGAAAGAAGGAATTGATATTAAAGAAGCTGTTTTGATTTCAGATGCATTCTTCCCATTCCGCGACAGTATTGAAGCAGCCAATGAATATGGCGTTAAATACATTGTTGAGCCAGGTGGAAGTATTCGCGATGAAGAGGTTATCGAAGCTTGTAACGAGTTTGACATGGCCATGATTTTTACAGGAAAAAGACACTTTAAACATTAA
- a CDS encoding TIGR02594 family protein — MTLLGFAINELGVKEISGSEHNPEILKYSSETGIKGMNTDEVPWCSAFVNWCVFKSNLPFSGKANARSWLNVGVETSEPHPGDIVVFWRESIDSWKGHVGVFMGFSANGQRVFCLGGNLGNAVSICDYDAQKVLGFRKIEKITNLVIPDSNLKIGDKGLDVMHLQKMLNYLGFNCGDVDFGIKTEKAIRLLQANNQLTEDGEYGKNTRQIIESLLQV; from the coding sequence ATGACTCTACTGGGATTTGCAATAAATGAATTAGGGGTTAAAGAAATTTCAGGTAGTGAGCATAATCCTGAGATTTTAAAGTATTCAAGTGAGACAGGCATTAAGGGAATGAATACCGATGAGGTTCCATGGTGTAGTGCCTTTGTTAATTGGTGTGTATTTAAATCCAATCTTCCTTTTTCAGGTAAAGCCAACGCTCGATCTTGGTTAAATGTGGGTGTCGAAACCTCCGAGCCTCATCCGGGTGATATTGTAGTATTTTGGCGCGAATCCATTGATTCGTGGAAAGGTCATGTTGGTGTCTTTATGGGCTTTTCTGCTAACGGACAGCGTGTATTTTGTTTGGGAGGGAATCTGGGAAACGCCGTGTCGATATGTGATTATGATGCTCAAAAAGTGTTGGGATTTAGAAAAATCGAAAAAATAACGAATTTGGTTATACCTGATTCTAATTTAAAGATTGGGGATAAAGGCCTTGACGTAATGCACCTTCAAAAAATGCTTAATTACCTTGGATTTAATTGTGGTGATGTTGATTTTGGTATAAAGACTGAGAAAGCAATTCGTTTGCTCCAGGCAAATAATCAGTTGACGGAAGATGGTGAGTATGGTAAGAATACACGACAAATAATTGAATCGTTATTACAAGTATGA